caaatttcaaagaaattctgccacatgtgtattccaccaacccgcattagaacagcgtggtggaatatgttccaaaccttctcctcaaaaggagaggaggccttagcccagcagtgggaaatttacaggctgtgttgttgttgaaatattccgatcttactattattattttagagcACGGCGGTTCTACTGGGACAACTGCTTCCAATTCACGTCGTCAATGCTCTTGGGTCTCGTGGCGGTGTTCGCGATACCCTCGATACTGCGAGTGCTCGTCGGCTCCAGACGGTCTACATCGACCTACACCGCGTACAAACGATACCTCTCCACCCTCTTGCATACAGTCTCCTGGTTCGAGAATGAACTTAAGCCCGGCACCACGTGAGTACATTTCCTTATCAACAGTTTTTGACAGAATTCAAGTGTACTTTAATTAGCTTATCTTATCTAGTTAATTGATTCTAAAGTGATTGTACAATCTTTATCCTTTACGTAAATAGTCATTGAACTTTACATACAATAGTGTCAAagtcaaattaaaatctttattcaatattaatgaattgcatttttttatcattaagaaTTTGCCACCGAGTCAGAAATAAATCAGATAGCCGTCTAAACGATCACTATAGTCGTCTGATGTGTTGATTTTACTAATTTAGTCAGTACGCACGTCTGGCGCTGCAGATCTCCCTCATTAAAGAAAGTTAACATTCACTGACAAATTTTTTTCTATGgcattggttggcggacgagcatatgggccacctgatggtaagtggtcaccattaaccatagacaatgacgctgtaagaaatattaactattccttacttaatttaaccttgagaactaagatattttGTCCAATGTGCCTgtagtacactggctcactcatccttcaaaccggaacacaacggcggtagaataactgatgagtgtgtagtacctacccagacaggcttgtacaaagccctaccaccaaatcaACAGATTTTTGACTTCTCTCAACTGACAACCTATATAACTTAATCACGTTGTATGTTATTGTCATTCTAATAAATGAGGTCGTATACCTGTAAATTCATAATCCCCAACATATATTGATTAGATAAACGCgtcttaatatatgttttaaatattacataattgtacataaataataactcaAGGAAACCATTAAGAATGTTTTaccttttatattgtttatttcttaaACGACCGAAATTCTCCCCATCTCTCTTGATTTGCActcttttttctaaataaattggCAACTAAACACTCAAAATGGGAGTAAAACTAAATACTCAAAATGAAAGTTGAGGCCAAACATACGACTTATTCTCACCAGTATCTTGGATCCCGTAGCAAACAGTGATACGATCCCGTTCGTTGGAAATCGTGTGAATCGGTTGACTTGTTCCCTCTGCGCTTTCCGTTTCATTAGACTTCGACGGTGAGGCGATAGAAAGTGCCGATACCAAAGTTTGTGTTTTACTATAATATCTTGGCACTTAACAGCCGTGTAATAATTGAGTTTGCTAGACGTTACTATTACATAACATACACTTGTTGAAGtttttgacttccaagcaggatataaaacatacacatatcattgtatttaactaacatgacagtCGTTAGCTACTGCGTTTCATGTcgattcttctcgatagaatctgcATTCTGAATCAATGATATAGTAttcaaatgacgattcaaaaagtgcctgtaaaaggcgacttgaataaagcatattttgataaaGGAAACTGGCATTTGAAACAAGTATATATTTCTcatggatatatttatttccagTTCCTGGAAGTCTCTGCTCACAGTCCGCAACCGACACGTGAGAGCCAGCTTGGCGGCCAACCTAAAAGGCCAGGGGATAGTCTCTCAACGCGACTTGGCTCTGACGCAGTTTGGTTTCATCGGCTTGTCGTTGTTAAAAACTGACTCCTTTGGAATCAGACAAATGGAGGACGACGACTGGGAAGCCTACAACCACTTCTGGAGAGTTATCGGACACGCCATCGGCATAGAAGACAGGTATGTTGTAGATTGATTCATGGAATTGATTATTATTGTGGTTATCGGATAATTTTCATTCtttgttgtaattaaatatagaaactaTTGGAAATCataacatcataattatatGTCGTGCGGTTCCGGCAGAGAAGATGCCTTATCGCAATTTCTTAACACGTTGGTATCATAGAACTATTATATGCGATACGATCATAGCGTTAATCGAGCAAAATTttggacaaatattttttcttcttcttcatTAAATAAAGTTTCGGACTGGGGCCGGCTAGACCTAGTCCACTTCAACCTCAAAAACGGGCAACTTGGCGCGTTAAACGCTAAAAAAAATCACCATTTACcatatctccacgatttgagaacattccgatagctgTAACAGCTAGTATGAAAATACTTGGCGACGATATTTCGCCAAATATCGCGCAAATTCGGCCCCATATGGAGTACTGCTCCTACCTCTAGGCAGATGCTCCCCAGAACCaactccttccatttgaccgaagccctttccgatctgcTTAATCCTTTATCTTCTTTGCGTAGacatgttggatcactctgtaTCTTCTACGGAATTTTTCAAGCAGAATTGTTCGGTTTAATCCCTGCTGCTGAATTTCACATTCGGACATTTCGTctaaattcgaagtttcacccgcacgtTGAAATCCGAAAATTCACAGCAGCGCGATTCTTAGGACACTTTCTGCCTCGCTCAACCACTCTATAAAACCAGCTTTAGCTGGAGATTTTCCCACACCAACActacttgggaaccttcaaaaaaagagacGACTCCTCCCTTAAAGGCAgcacacctgcaagccccccggtgttgcagatgcccTCGTGCTCGCTTGCTGTTTTCcttacattttgtacataatGGACTTAGTTTTCAAAATTGTGACGGTCGTTTCgagttcgaaattcgaaaaatCGTATTCTAAAACTCTCCTGATTGGTGCTCGTCCCGCCGTCAGGTACAACCTGTGCCGCGGCGACGTGCAGCAGACGCGGCGCGCGTGTCGGGTGCTGCTGCAGCGCGTGTACGCGCCGAGCCTGGAGCGCGTGCCGGAGTACTTCGAGCACATGGCGCGCGTCATGCTGGACGGCATGTGGAGCGTCAACCCCACCGTGCACGTCGACGCCATGATCTACTGGACCAAGTACCTGTGCGACGTGCCCGGCTACGTGTACACCGAGGCCGACCGCATCGACCTGCAGCGCCGCATCCGGGACGAGCTCAACGGACGCTCCGACGACATCGGTGAGTCTCGGTGCCCCAGGAGATGTCCTGGGCAAATACTGAGTCCCATTAACCAGCCCGGTTTCACATTGTTCTCAGAATGCCGCTTGGGTCGCCcatcagtaaaaaaaatatcattttcgtttttcaattaattcctacttcaaagtaattaattaaataaaatatcatttgacaattgacaatttgacgacctccgtggtcgagtggtgtgtacaccggttttcatggattcGCCACtatgaggtcccgggttcgattcccggccgagtcgatgtagattaccattagttttctatgttgtcttgggtctgggtgtttgtggtaccgtcgttacttctgatttccataacacaagtgcttcagctacttacattgggatcagactaatgtatgtgatgttgtctcatatttatatttatttatttattatttatatcattatatcaCCAAATCCAACATTCAATTGACTTTAGTTAAAGAAAGTAAATTACTACGAATAAATTATGACATTAATTAGACTGCCAACTCCACAGGTGTAGAAACGACCTCCCTCATGGCAGGGAACCCTCTGATCGAGCTCCCGAAGGCGCCGCCACGCCTGCTTTACCTGCACGACTACGACAGCATGGACTCTAACCCTGAGTACAAGAGGCTGCCGCTCGCCGCGAGATACAAGATGGCCTTGAACCTGATCATCGCTGCCTTCTACAGCACATACATCGGCCGCATCTACCTCAACCTCAACTTCAGATTCAGCCTGATGCTGATGAAGTACTTCCCCTACGTCGCGTTCTTCAGGTTCGGCGTGCTGGCCTCCTACGTCAGGATATTCAGCGAGGATCCCACAGACAACGAGGAGCCTAAACCCAACGCCGAGTACTACAAGGAGCGCCCGCCGCTGCCGCTCTACAAGGAACTGCTGTCGTTGCTTTGGTGATGGCGATATGTTAAtgcatttattgttatataacaaattcacattttatatattttattcgggTTTTAACCGCGGACATTCCCTACTTCGGGTAAAATTAGATAggctaattttatacaaaaatataacgaatacaatatataaaatgctTAACAAACTAgggtaattataaattgtaaatattaatttaaatcaaaatgtattatgacattgtaaagaatatttataataatgcaaGATAAAATTGATAGCAAGCAATCTGATTGACGCATTACGAGGATTACCATTAAGTTTATCACGATAGTGCGCTGTatcaatcattaatattttatttcaaattgttaCACAACTAATTCTTagacgatataatattttactattaagtgaCGCAGAGTTTAAACGACTTCTAGTTTCATGAAACAACGTATATCATAGTGTACCAATATAacgcacgaaattaattattgtaatgttgCAAGACTGTCAATAAGCACAGATAAAGTGcatttattcattcaatatccaattcataaaaaaaaaaaatctcttactTTGTTTACCCTAATGgtaatattctaatttatttagcagattaaaattttatattaatcaaatatagttatatacgtGCAATAAAGATACACTAACTAAACGTTACAAACCTAtgacatatatagtatattaatattatattcaatatggaTATATTAACTACAGTTGCATTTAATTTCCAATATCATATGTATTGtttgttatgtataatattatatattgtttattttaaatacaactgTATTTATCAGAcgtcaaatataaattgaaattgattgCACAATAAATGTGTCTCAAACCTCCAATGGACAATTCATCTAAAGGgcatattgttgttattttattcaattaggtcCTTATATTTAACGAATCATTATTGAGTGTCAATTAAGTGTTGGAACGAAGTGttttttaacgtttaatttCTTTTTGCCTCGCAAGCCTGCCATCTGACAACGAATCATTTCTTGATTtatgtaatagtaattaatatttttgaattattgttcagtcttatatatttttgtaaagcaGTTGACAGACAATCTACTGGATTTGGAAATTCATCAGCCCTTAAAATGTCAAGACTCTAGTCTATGTCCAAATAGGCTATTGgtctacaaattatatttataaacataattacttttgtgtaaagaaataaatcaatgacgtaaaaatataaatccatatttttataaatcattattgaatattgttgtatgtatttaaaatgcataaaatttttatgtaaataaaagattttaaacaaaaacataatcgTTTTCATTTTGAGTGActtctattttcattattattttatatactaaacataaacatttcataatgtaaattaatatggtATCCTACTCAAACCTGACATACCCTCTAATATACTTAAATGTAATCCCATAGACAAGAATACtaactttcattatttatttgacttatttgtaaaaaaatactgatatttACAATTAGACTGAACCATACAATTGGAATTTTTTACAAGGCAAGTGTTGaagataatagaaaaaaaaatgtgtataatataacaaaaactgaTGGGGTGCTGATTGATATTAAACTTGTTAAtaacttgttaaaaatattaaaaaaattacatatggAACCGGCAATGACACTATACAGAATATTGTGaaattgaaaatacaaaataaaatttatatccaTAAAATAGCATTATATTACAGACACTGTAGGTACTTAGTAAATAGTcattaagaaaatttatt
The Vanessa cardui chromosome 10, ilVanCard2.1, whole genome shotgun sequence genome window above contains:
- the LOC124533033 gene encoding uncharacterized protein LOC124533033 isoform X1, with amino-acid sequence MDLSVDEYIEGLFSKEAFEQPSDTKKPEDLEMRLPEWFDEKQFNKARRFYWDNCFQFTSSMLLGLVAVFAIPSILRVLVGSRRSTSTYTAYKRYLSTLLHTVSWFENELKPGTTSWKSLLTVRNRHVRASLAANLKGQGIVSQRDLALTQFGFIGLSLLKTDSFGIRQMEDDDWEAYNHFWRVIGHAIGIEDRYNLCRGDVQQTRRACRVLLQRVYAPSLERVPEYFEHMARVMLDGMWSVNPTVHVDAMIYWTKYLCDVPGYVYTEADRIDLQRRIRDELNGRSDDIGVETTSLMAGNPLIELPKAPPRLLYLHDYDSMDSNPEYKRLPLAARYKMALNLIIAAFYSTYIGRIYLNLNFRFSLMLMKYFPYVAFFRFGVLASYVRIFSEDPTDNEEPKPNAEYYKERPPLPLYKELLSLLW
- the LOC124533033 gene encoding uncharacterized protein LOC124533033 isoform X3; the encoded protein is MRLPEWFDEKQFNKARRFYWDNCFQFTSSMLLGLVAVFAIPSILRVLVGSRRSTSTYTAYKRYLSTLLHTVSWFENELKPGTTSWKSLLTVRNRHVRASLAANLKGQGIVSQRDLALTQFGFIGLSLLKTDSFGIRQMEDDDWEAYNHFWRVIGHAIGIEDRYNLCRGDVQQTRRACRVLLQRVYAPSLERVPEYFEHMARVMLDGMWSVNPTVHVDAMIYWTKYLCDVPGYVYTEADRIDLQRRIRDELNGRSDDIGVETTSLMAGNPLIELPKAPPRLLYLHDYDSMDSNPEYKRLPLAARYKMALNLIIAAFYSTYIGRIYLNLNFRFSLMLMKYFPYVAFFRFGVLASYVRIFSEDPTDNEEPKPNAEYYKERPPLPLYKELLSLLW